A stretch of Vibrio aphrogenes DNA encodes these proteins:
- the lolD gene encoding lipoprotein-releasing ABC transporter ATP-binding protein LolD: MNPLLSCQNISKTYQEGNLETEVLKGVSLSINPGDFLAIVGSSGSGKSTLLHILGALDDASAGDVTVLGQSLLRLSGNKQAKLRNQHIGFVYQFHHLLADFTALENVAMPLLIAKQSATQAKQKAQAVLEKVGLGHRLEHRPSELSGGERQRVAIARALVNQPDLVLADEPTGNLDQKTALEIYDLMRQLNRDFGTAFLVVTHDAHLAQKMDKQYTMQDGVLAWDQTISTLKAEG, translated from the coding sequence ATGAATCCTTTATTAAGCTGTCAGAACATAAGTAAAACTTATCAAGAAGGAAACCTTGAGACCGAAGTGTTGAAAGGGGTGAGTTTGTCGATCAATCCGGGCGATTTTTTAGCCATAGTCGGCTCGTCAGGTTCGGGGAAAAGTACCTTATTGCATATTTTGGGCGCGCTTGATGATGCCAGTGCTGGGGATGTGACAGTGTTAGGGCAATCTTTATTGCGTCTATCGGGTAATAAACAAGCTAAGTTACGAAATCAGCACATTGGCTTTGTGTATCAATTTCATCATTTATTAGCCGACTTTACCGCATTAGAAAATGTCGCGATGCCATTGTTGATTGCTAAACAAAGTGCGACACAAGCGAAACAAAAAGCGCAAGCAGTGTTAGAAAAGGTGGGATTGGGGCATCGCTTAGAGCATCGACCATCTGAATTGTCTGGTGGTGAGCGTCAACGTGTCGCGATTGCTCGTGCGTTGGTTAATCAGCCCGATCTCGTGTTAGCGGATGAACCGACCGGCAATCTTGATCAAAAAACCGCGTTGGAAATTTACGACTTAATGCGTCAACTCAATCGTGATTTTGGCACCGCCTTTTTAGTGGTGACACACGATGCTCATCTCGCGCAAAAGATGGATAAGCAATACACCATGCAAGATGGCGTTTTGGCTTGGGATCAAACCATAAGCACTCTTAAAGCTGAGGGCTAA
- the msbA gene encoding lipid A ABC transporter ATP-binding protein/permease MsbA, which translates to MTQPTDSLTSKDEGTFQTFKKLWPMISLYKAGLFVATIALIINAASDTYLVSLLKPLLDEGFGSAESNFLSILPFIVMGMMIVRGLSGFVSTYCLSWVSGNVVMEMRRKLFNHFMQMPVSYFDKESTGSLLSRITYDSEQVAAATSKALVSIVREGASIIGLLFLMFYNSWQLSLVLIAVAPVVAWAIRIVSKRFRKISKNMQDMMGNVTSSAEQMLKGHKVVLSYGGQNVEKKRFDSVSNKMRQQSMKMVSAQAAANPIIQVIASIALVVVLYLASIDSIKADLTPGTFSVIFSAMFALMRPLKSLTNVTSDFQKGMAACQTLFELMEMQTEVDTGKKEVEKVKGVLSVKDVTFTYPTKDAPALRHVSFDVPAGKTVALVGRSGSGKSTIANLFTRFYNVDSGEIYLDDSEIRDYTLSNLRTHFAIVSQNVHLFNDTIANNIAYAATERYSIEQIKRAADLAHATEFIENMDEGFDTMIGENGVSLSGGQRQRLAIARALLRDAPVLILDEATSALDTESERAIQAALDELQKNKTVIVIAHRLSTIENADEILVVDEGEIIERGSHSDLITKDGAYAQLHRIQFGD; encoded by the coding sequence ATGACTCAACCTACAGACAGCCTCACATCAAAAGATGAAGGCACCTTTCAAACGTTTAAAAAATTATGGCCAATGATCAGCTTATATAAAGCGGGATTATTTGTTGCCACGATCGCACTCATTATTAATGCTGCCAGTGATACTTATCTTGTTTCCTTATTGAAACCATTATTGGATGAAGGTTTCGGAAGCGCAGAATCCAATTTCTTAAGCATTTTACCTTTCATCGTGATGGGGATGATGATTGTACGTGGTCTTAGTGGCTTTGTGTCGACCTACTGCTTGAGCTGGGTTTCAGGCAATGTAGTGATGGAAATGCGCCGCAAGCTATTTAACCATTTTATGCAAATGCCCGTGAGCTACTTTGATAAAGAATCCACTGGCTCTTTGTTATCTCGCATTACTTATGATTCTGAACAAGTAGCGGCAGCCACCAGTAAAGCGTTGGTGAGCATTGTACGTGAAGGGGCCAGTATCATTGGTTTACTGTTCTTGATGTTCTACAACAGCTGGCAATTATCTTTAGTATTAATTGCCGTTGCTCCTGTGGTGGCGTGGGCGATTCGTATTGTGTCGAAGCGTTTTCGTAAGATCAGTAAAAATATGCAAGATATGATGGGTAATGTGACCTCTTCAGCAGAGCAAATGTTGAAAGGGCATAAAGTCGTATTAAGTTATGGCGGTCAGAACGTTGAGAAAAAACGCTTTGACTCGGTCAGTAATAAGATGCGTCAACAATCGATGAAAATGGTGTCAGCGCAAGCAGCGGCTAACCCAATCATTCAAGTGATTGCCTCAATCGCCTTGGTGGTAGTGCTGTATTTAGCCAGTATTGATTCGATCAAAGCCGATTTAACACCAGGGACTTTCTCGGTGATTTTCTCAGCGATGTTTGCCTTAATGCGCCCATTAAAATCATTGACTAACGTGACCTCTGATTTCCAAAAAGGGATGGCGGCGTGTCAGACTTTGTTTGAATTAATGGAAATGCAAACCGAAGTTGATACGGGCAAAAAAGAAGTTGAGAAAGTGAAAGGCGTATTAAGCGTTAAAGACGTTACTTTTACTTACCCAACCAAAGACGCACCGGCGTTACGTCATGTGTCGTTTGATGTTCCAGCCGGAAAAACAGTGGCTTTAGTTGGCCGTTCTGGCTCTGGTAAGAGTACCATCGCGAACCTCTTTACCCGTTTTTATAATGTTGATTCCGGTGAAATCTATTTAGATGACAGCGAGATCCGTGACTACACGTTATCGAACTTACGAACTCACTTTGCCATTGTGTCGCAAAATGTTCATCTGTTTAACGATACCATCGCCAACAATATTGCTTATGCCGCTACTGAGCGCTATAGCATTGAACAAATCAAACGCGCCGCAGATTTAGCCCATGCGACTGAATTCATTGAAAATATGGATGAAGGTTTCGATACCATGATTGGTGAAAATGGCGTGAGTTTATCGGGTGGTCAACGTCAACGTTTAGCGATTGCTCGTGCATTATTACGTGATGCTCCTGTGCTGATTTTAGATGAAGCAACCTCGGCATTAGATACTGAATCTGAGCGTGCGATTCAAGCGGCATTAGATGAATTACAAAAGAATAAAACCGTGATTGTGATTGCTCACCGTTTATCGACCATTGAAAATGCCGATGAAATTTTAGTGGTGGATGAAGGTGAAATCATTGAACGAGGCAGTCACTCTGATTTGATCACTAAAGACGGTGCCTATGCGCAGCTTCACCGTATTCAGTTTGGTGATTAA
- a CDS encoding DNA internalization-related competence protein ComEC/Rec2, with protein sequence MARINRNYVLLGCLCSMASGSIWPVMPSLIWMLPIVVLIGCLFSRNHGYWLQGLLLGCLIIIIHGNHYRHVTETLFSHGKTITVQARIVALNQPTLHGKQTMLSISRIESDHLPFYTRPQVKLYYATSEVPALKLGELWQLQLEVKPAFGRLNDAGYDNERYYVSNQWHGKAVIVTNTPINHKLIDSASWRLYLHQKTLPLLDKLPAKPFILALAFGDRSEISSQQWAQLRDSGLSHLMAISGLHIALMMTLGWALGRSLKSAILMLRPNGYQVIRFLPLCSSFIAAWFYAYLAGFSLPTQRALVMGCLVLSMLCLRIHWSAWQILLFILVMIVALQPFSILQMSFWLSFSAILIIYISMWFYQQKGHSWRDKVLKVLVIQMGLFGGLSILSIGFFGGVSWVSPLVNLVVIPWVSFVVVPSIVFALICQWLLTFVVSIHVQTFIWGVVDGLLSPVMWILQQTEGAWLAASAKSMLVVLGLVIASILWRLRCYILLYMLVVGGGIVMLFPPYFQPNWRVQILDVGQGLAILIRKDGESVLYDTGVSWQGGSMANSVIVPLLQQEGERQLSGLIISHTDSDHAGGRLDIEQQLQPQWRRSSERLPHYLPCEKGQSWQWQGLLFEALWPPKSVARAYNPHSCVIRVSDASFSILLTGDIDAISEILLTREQNIAAVDVMTVPHHGSATSSFPTLLEAFTPTVAIASLAVNNQWGLPNQAVKQRYQKANIDWLDTGTSGQITLSIYSNDWHIKQKRGNQYQPWYRQIVRNGLE encoded by the coding sequence GTGGCTCGTATTAATCGTAATTATGTTCTGCTCGGTTGTTTATGCAGCATGGCGAGTGGCTCAATTTGGCCCGTCATGCCGTCACTCATTTGGATGCTTCCGATTGTAGTACTTATTGGCTGTCTTTTCTCAAGAAATCATGGTTATTGGCTACAAGGGCTACTCCTTGGTTGCCTTATAATCATTATTCATGGAAATCATTATCGCCATGTGACAGAAACGCTCTTTTCACATGGGAAGACAATCACAGTACAAGCTCGAATCGTTGCATTAAATCAACCCACATTGCATGGGAAACAAACGATGCTGTCTATTTCGCGTATTGAAAGTGATCATTTACCTTTCTATACGCGTCCTCAAGTAAAACTGTATTATGCGACATCCGAAGTGCCGGCATTAAAATTGGGTGAGTTATGGCAACTACAACTTGAGGTCAAACCTGCGTTTGGTCGGTTGAATGACGCAGGTTATGATAACGAGCGCTATTATGTCTCTAATCAATGGCACGGTAAAGCAGTTATTGTCACAAATACCCCTATAAATCATAAGTTAATCGATAGTGCCTCTTGGCGGTTATATTTACATCAAAAAACCTTGCCTTTATTGGATAAATTACCGGCAAAACCATTTATTTTAGCGCTTGCATTTGGTGATAGAAGTGAAATCTCTTCACAGCAATGGGCGCAATTGAGAGACTCTGGATTGTCGCACTTGATGGCGATTTCTGGTTTGCATATTGCTTTAATGATGACCTTAGGGTGGGCACTAGGTCGAAGTCTTAAAAGTGCCATTTTGATGTTGCGACCTAATGGCTATCAAGTCATCCGATTCCTTCCGTTATGTTCTAGTTTTATTGCTGCTTGGTTTTATGCCTATCTCGCTGGCTTTTCTTTGCCAACACAAAGGGCGTTGGTGATGGGGTGTTTGGTATTAAGCATGTTATGTCTACGTATTCATTGGTCTGCTTGGCAAATTTTATTGTTTATCTTGGTGATGATTGTAGCACTGCAACCTTTTTCGATATTGCAAATGAGCTTTTGGCTGTCATTTAGCGCCATTTTAATTATTTATATCTCGATGTGGTTTTATCAGCAAAAAGGACATAGCTGGCGAGATAAGGTGTTAAAAGTGTTGGTGATCCAAATGGGATTATTTGGTGGCTTGTCTATATTAAGTATTGGCTTTTTTGGTGGCGTGAGTTGGGTGTCGCCGTTGGTCAACTTGGTGGTTATTCCTTGGGTTAGTTTTGTGGTTGTGCCCAGTATTGTATTCGCTTTAATTTGCCAATGGCTGCTAACTTTTGTGGTGTCTATCCATGTTCAAACCTTTATTTGGGGTGTTGTGGATGGGTTGTTGTCACCAGTGATGTGGATTTTACAGCAAACGGAAGGCGCTTGGCTTGCGGCGTCTGCGAAGAGTATGCTAGTGGTGTTGGGCTTGGTTATTGCCTCTATTTTATGGCGATTACGTTGTTATATCTTGTTGTATATGCTGGTGGTTGGGGGCGGAATAGTCATGTTGTTCCCACCATACTTTCAGCCTAATTGGCGAGTGCAAATTCTCGATGTTGGGCAAGGGTTGGCGATCTTAATTCGTAAAGATGGTGAGAGCGTGTTGTATGACACCGGGGTGAGTTGGCAAGGTGGCAGTATGGCTAACTCGGTGATTGTGCCATTATTGCAACAAGAAGGTGAGCGGCAATTGTCGGGGTTGATTATCAGTCATACGGATTCGGATCATGCTGGTGGTCGTCTCGATATTGAACAACAACTGCAACCGCAATGGCGACGAAGCAGTGAAAGGCTCCCCCATTATTTACCCTGCGAGAAAGGACAGAGTTGGCAATGGCAAGGATTATTATTTGAAGCATTATGGCCGCCTAAATCAGTTGCACGGGCGTACAATCCGCACTCGTGTGTGATTCGAGTCTCCGATGCGAGCTTCAGTATTTTACTCACCGGTGATATTGATGCTATTTCGGAAATTTTACTGACTCGCGAACAAAATATTGCCGCAGTTGATGTGATGACCGTGCCGCATCATGGTAGTGCGACCTCTTCTTTTCCAACCTTGCTTGAGGCTTTTACACCGACCGTCGCGATTGCTTCATTAGCCGTCAATAATCAATGGGGATTACCCAATCAAGCGGTAAAACAAAGATATCAAAAAGCCAATATTGATTGGTTAGATACCGGCACCAGTGGGCAAATAACACTCTCTATTTACTCAAATGATTGGCATATCAAACAAAAGAGAGGAAACCAATATCAGCCTTGGTATAGGCAGATTGTCCGTAACGGGTTAGAATAA
- the lolC gene encoding lipoprotein-releasing ABC transporter permease subunit LolC, which yields MFHPVSAYIGLRYLKGRSGDKFSRFVSYMSTAGISIGVLSLVTVLSVMNGFEGQLKQKILGVLPQAVISQAEDKTLKSQSPPEFLSHIPHATDISPIVRSEAVIQSATKLSAGLMIGIEPREQDPIASRMMMGQISQLSAGSYRVFLGHTLARSLGVNVGSKVRLMVTNASQFTPLGRIPSQRNFTVAGIFNTGSDVDGMLMVTNIADAGRLLRYSSDTISGWRLFFDDPFVVADLSQQSEWLPSGWHWSDWREQRGELFQAVRMEKNMMGLMLGLIIAVAAFNIISALIMVVMEKQSEVAILKTQGMSNHQILAIFMVQGASSGVIGALVGGVLGTLLAANLNAIMSGLGLSLFSPGSQLPVVIEPLQIVVVILLAIGLSLLATLFPSYRAASVKPAEALRYE from the coding sequence ATGTTTCACCCAGTTTCGGCCTACATCGGTTTACGGTATTTGAAAGGCCGATCAGGCGATAAATTTAGTCGCTTTGTTTCCTATATGTCGACGGCCGGTATTTCTATTGGTGTGTTATCGCTAGTGACGGTGTTATCCGTGATGAATGGTTTTGAAGGTCAACTCAAACAGAAAATTTTAGGCGTTTTACCACAAGCGGTGATCAGCCAAGCTGAAGATAAAACCTTGAAATCTCAATCACCTCCTGAATTTCTCTCTCATATTCCACATGCGACGGATATTAGCCCAATCGTACGTAGCGAAGCCGTGATTCAAAGTGCCACTAAACTCAGTGCTGGCTTAATGATTGGTATAGAACCAAGAGAACAAGACCCAATAGCCAGCCGCATGATGATGGGGCAAATCTCACAGTTGAGCGCGGGCAGTTATCGCGTTTTTTTAGGTCATACTTTGGCGCGAAGCTTAGGCGTAAATGTGGGATCAAAAGTTCGCTTAATGGTGACCAACGCCAGTCAATTTACGCCCTTGGGCCGCATTCCAAGCCAACGTAACTTTACCGTCGCAGGTATTTTTAATACTGGTTCGGATGTCGATGGGATGTTGATGGTGACGAATATTGCCGATGCCGGGCGATTATTGCGTTATTCAAGTGACACCATTTCAGGTTGGCGGTTATTTTTTGATGACCCATTTGTGGTCGCAGACTTATCTCAACAAAGTGAATGGTTGCCAAGTGGATGGCATTGGTCTGATTGGCGCGAACAACGTGGAGAGTTATTTCAAGCGGTTCGTATGGAAAAAAACATGATGGGACTGATGCTGGGTTTAATCATTGCGGTGGCGGCCTTTAACATCATTTCTGCGCTTATTATGGTGGTGATGGAAAAACAATCCGAAGTGGCTATTTTAAAAACCCAAGGGATGTCGAATCACCAAATTTTAGCCATTTTTATGGTGCAAGGGGCCAGTAGTGGTGTGATTGGTGCGCTAGTCGGTGGGGTGTTAGGCACCTTATTAGCGGCTAATTTAAACGCCATTATGTCAGGGTTGGGATTATCACTATTTAGCCCGGGCAGTCAGCTTCCGGTGGTGATAGAACCGCTGCAAATTGTGGTGGTGATCCTTCTGGCAATTGGACTAAGCCTATTGGCGACCTTATTTCCATCGTATCGTGCCGCCTCAGTGAAACCTGCAGAAGCACTCCGTTACGAATAA
- a CDS encoding DUF2062 domain-containing protein produces the protein MPKKLIKRFMPDHDKIKNQKALKIFGSVLYNPNLWCLNRRSAAGAFAVGLFIAFIPLPSQMLMASGAAILCGVNLPLSVALVWVSNPITMPFLFYFAYRIGNWILHRPEQHFHFEVTWSFFVEQINTIGPPLLLGCLVCGAVLAVLGYFGIHGLWRYSVVRSWKKRRSR, from the coding sequence ATGCCAAAAAAATTGATTAAACGCTTCATGCCTGACCATGACAAAATCAAAAACCAAAAAGCTTTAAAAATTTTTGGTAGCGTTTTATATAACCCTAACTTATGGTGTCTTAATCGTCGTTCTGCTGCTGGCGCTTTTGCGGTCGGTCTTTTTATTGCCTTCATTCCACTCCCTAGCCAAATGTTAATGGCGTCTGGGGCGGCAATATTATGTGGTGTTAACCTCCCCTTATCGGTGGCCTTGGTTTGGGTCAGTAACCCTATCACCATGCCATTTCTCTTTTATTTTGCTTATCGCATCGGTAACTGGATTTTGCATCGACCTGAGCAGCACTTTCACTTTGAAGTGACTTGGAGCTTCTTTGTCGAACAAATCAATACCATAGGTCCACCACTTTTACTCGGCTGTTTAGTCTGCGGTGCCGTTCTTGCCGTTCTTGGGTATTTTGGTATTCATGGGCTGTGGCGCTATTCAGTGGTACGCAGTTGGAAAAAACGTCGTTCAAGATAA
- the lolE gene encoding lipoprotein-releasing ABC transporter permease subunit LolE: protein MVMLLSLFIGSKFSRAKERNKLVSFISFSSTIGIAVGVAVIIIGLSAMNGFERELENRVLSVIPQAEIEGVREPIQDWQQIAAIANKNQQVKAVAPYVRFTALLERGNNLKAVEVRAVDADYERAVSSLSRFVDKQAWQNFRAGQQQIILGKGVAEKLGVKVGDAVTILIPPANATTELSAPKRVRVKVTGLLTLGGQIDHGLVMIPLEDGQNYMNIGTAVSGVSMKVSPVFDADRIVRQVGSSIPVYAYLKSWKNKYGFLHHDIQMVRTIMYLVMILVIGVASFNIVSTLMMAVKDRASDIAILRTMGASDGLIKRIFVWYGVLSGVLGSIVGSVIGVLVAYNLTPMMQGIEHLIGHQFLSGDIYFIDFLPSQVSWPDVMLVSGTAITLSLLATWYPASRASKLNPATVLSAK, encoded by the coding sequence ATCGTCATGTTGTTATCCTTATTCATCGGTTCTAAGTTTAGCCGTGCTAAAGAGCGTAATAAGCTGGTCTCTTTTATTTCTTTTTCTTCTACCATTGGCATTGCGGTCGGGGTCGCGGTGATCATTATTGGCCTTTCTGCGATGAATGGTTTTGAACGTGAGCTTGAAAACCGCGTACTGTCGGTGATCCCACAAGCGGAAATTGAAGGGGTGCGGGAGCCGATCCAAGATTGGCAGCAAATTGCGGCGATAGCGAATAAGAATCAGCAAGTGAAAGCCGTTGCACCGTATGTTCGTTTTACGGCTTTGCTTGAGCGTGGTAATAACTTAAAAGCGGTTGAAGTACGAGCGGTTGATGCTGATTATGAACGTGCGGTGTCCAGCTTGTCACGCTTTGTGGATAAGCAAGCTTGGCAAAATTTCCGAGCAGGCCAACAACAAATTATATTAGGCAAAGGGGTGGCCGAAAAACTGGGGGTGAAGGTAGGGGATGCAGTGACGATTTTGATCCCACCGGCTAATGCCACTACTGAATTGAGCGCACCCAAACGAGTACGAGTTAAGGTGACTGGCTTGTTGACATTAGGCGGACAAATTGATCATGGTTTAGTGATGATCCCGTTAGAAGATGGGCAAAATTACATGAACATTGGCACGGCGGTGAGTGGAGTATCGATGAAAGTCTCACCAGTGTTTGATGCGGATCGTATTGTGCGCCAAGTGGGCTCGTCTATTCCGGTTTATGCTTATTTAAAAAGCTGGAAAAATAAATATGGTTTCTTGCACCATGATATTCAAATGGTCCGCACTATCATGTATTTAGTGATGATCTTAGTCATTGGAGTCGCCAGCTTTAATATTGTTTCTACTTTGATGATGGCTGTAAAAGACCGAGCTTCTGATATTGCTATTTTACGTACTATGGGAGCCAGTGATGGGCTCATCAAGCGTATTTTTGTTTGGTATGGCGTCCTGTCTGGCGTCTTAGGCAGCATTGTGGGGAGCGTGATTGGGGTGCTAGTTGCATACAACTTAACGCCAATGATGCAAGGGATTGAACATCTGATCGGTCATCAATTCTTATCGGGAGATATTTACTTTATTGATTTTCTACCGTCACAAGTGTCTTGGCCCGATGTGATGTTGGTTTCAGGAACGGCGATTACCTTGAGTTTACTTGCCACTTGGTATCCAGCATCTAGAGCCAGTAAATTGAATCCTGCGACTGTGTTGAGTGCGAAATAA